From the uncultured Flavobacterium sp. genome, the window TATTTTGAAGGTGTAATCCAGGAAAGATCTTCAATTTTTGAAGGATCGTTTAGATTCAGCATAATAGTCGAAGTCGCAACATCTCCAGGAGTTTTGCCTACAACAATGGTTCTCCAAGGTGTATAAAAAGGTGTCTCGGCATATACTTTTACACCATCTGCCCAGGGCACTAATTCGCTTTTGTATTGTTTGTCGCTTGTTTTTAAAAGTGTCATTGAAGCAAAATCAGTTAAATTTGCTTCATGAATTGCAACGTACAACTTCTCTTTAGTTTCAAAAGTTGCCGGAGTATTTATTGTATCTGTTTTGCTGATTGGTGTTTTGCGATACGTGCTTTCATAATAACTGTTTTCGCGATGCACCGGAATCCACCAAACATCAATATCTGATTTAAAGGTAAACTGTGTAATTTCATTAGCAATTTTTACTTTCCCCAAATGTGACTGCTTGGGAAAAAAATATCTAAAACCAACTCCATCATCAAAAACTCTGAAAATAATATCGACTAAACGTTCTTCTCCTTTTGATTCTTTCAAATGAACAATCAATTCGTTGTGGTGATCACGAACTTTTTTAAATTCTCCCCAAGGTTGTTCCCAAGTTTCATCGGCTGTTTTTTCTTCAGTGGAAACCACTTCAAAACCTTCTGTCATTTTTTGGATTCCCTGAAATTCAAATCCCATTAACGAAGGTTCTATAACTGATTTTCCATTAGAAGTAAAACTGTATTGAGGCTGACCTGAAGCGGTTAATTCAAAAACTAATTCGACGTTTTTTCCGGGAGAGCTAATTTTGTATGTTTTTTTAGTACTACTACTGCAAGCGTATATCAGCATTGATGCTAAAGCAATTAGACAGTATCTATATCTTATGTTTTTCATTATTTAATTGTATTAATTACAACTCTTATTTAATTTCATTTATTAACTGTTTTGCTTTTGCAGGCTGCATTGAAACAAAGTAATTAAAAGCCTGATCTAGTTTTTTCTGGACATCGGCATTGCCTTTTTTTTCTATTCGTAAATTGTACATTTTACTAATATCAGGGAAAACGGTTTCTGTATTTTTAACTCCGGCAAATGCCTTTACTTTTTCGATGTAAGTGTAACCGAATTCTACTGTTGGTTCGAACATTGTTCCTTCTCCAAAATCATTCCATGTGATTAATTGCAGGTAGTTTAAGTTGGCATTTTTAGCCAAAGAAAGTGTTTCATCAAGCGTGGCTCCGTTGTTTGGTTCTATTGTCCAGCCAATTGCTGCGCCGCCTCCGCCTTCGGCATAAAAATCTTTAAAACCAGGATAAGCGCTTCCTATTGCAACAGAAAGTTTTGGTTTTGTATTGGTATAAAAATTGGTCAGATAGGTACTGTTTTTAAATACCCATGCATATTCGCCTGAAGCATTATTTCCTGCTTCTACAGATTGATCCCAAAGGGTTAAAAATGTAGTTTTTGTAGTTATGCTATTAAAAACATTTGTCCACTCGGCTGGTGTTTGCAAAACAATTGGACCAAAATCCAACAACAATGGTTTTCCGTTTACTTTGATGTAATTTGCATCATCAAAATAATTTTTCTCCATATAAGCTAAATCGGTTTTTGCAGCGGCGGTTACAGAAATTGCTTTTCCGGCATCGACTACATTTTTTGTTACTCTGTCTTCATACACAATGGCGTATTCCAGACCTACT encodes:
- a CDS encoding glycoside hydrolase family 71/99-like protein: MKRSITLLFFGIMNILVATSCSSDDKGSDKPTEPETLAPVAIEKTNSTKIYVHYMPWFETNESSADKKWGYHWTMVNKNPNNIEANGRREIASYYYPLIGPYHSGDKNVIENHLLLMKYSGIDGVLIDWYGTYDVNDYGMVKENTEQLIAMLNKVGLEYAIVYEDRVTKNVVDAGKAISVTAAAKTDLAYMEKNYFDDANYIKVNGKPLLLDFGPIVLQTPAEWTNVFNSITTKTTFLTLWDQSVEAGNNASGEYAWVFKNSTYLTNFYTNTKPKLSVAIGSAYPGFKDFYAEGGGGAAIGWTIEPNNGATLDETLSLAKNANLNYLQLITWNDFGEGTMFEPTVEFGYTYIEKVKAFAGVKNTETVFPDISKMYNLRIEKKGNADVQKKLDQAFNYFVSMQPAKAKQLINEIK